The Sinomonas sp. P10A9 genome includes a window with the following:
- a CDS encoding NAD(P)/FAD-dependent oxidoreductase: MSAPPALPHSIVILGGGVAGFSAAQELRARGYGGVLTILSPEGLPYDRPPLSKGYLLGTEDSAKILFAPARWYGEHDVAVVASRATALDASGQNPSVTLDDGRVLAADRILLATGGLPRRLAIPGGQHALTLRSRADADALRRVLVPGARIVIVGAGLIGAEVASAAASLGGNVTLIDPIDLPLGPAMGEHLARRLHAMHAEHGVRTVTGLPAAIEDGTHDAAPHLVRLADGRSVPADIVVAGIGITPDTDVAEAAGLDVDDGILVGSDGSTSRPAIFAAGDATRTRRPDDVVRGGAARRAKHWEAAVRSGQAAAAGLLGQAPAEFGAPWFWSDRYGVHAEAVGTMDARQEPGARVVLRTEDGTVTGVPAAAFLLAEDGRLLGCAAVDQPLVVRAARRIIDRGIIPDPERLADPTVDPRKLAR, from the coding sequence GTGAGCGCTCCGCCTGCCCTCCCCCACAGCATCGTCATCCTGGGCGGCGGCGTCGCAGGCTTCAGCGCCGCGCAGGAGCTGCGCGCCCGCGGCTACGGCGGCGTCCTCACCATCCTCTCCCCCGAGGGCCTGCCCTACGACCGACCGCCCCTGAGCAAGGGCTACCTCCTGGGCACCGAGGACTCTGCGAAGATCCTCTTCGCGCCGGCGCGCTGGTACGGCGAGCACGACGTCGCGGTGGTCGCCTCGCGTGCAACCGCCCTGGACGCCTCCGGCCAGAACCCGTCGGTGACGCTCGACGACGGGCGGGTCCTCGCCGCCGACCGCATCCTTCTCGCGACGGGCGGCCTCCCGCGGCGCCTCGCAATCCCCGGCGGTCAGCACGCGCTAACCCTCCGGTCCCGCGCCGACGCCGATGCCCTGCGCCGCGTGCTCGTCCCGGGCGCGCGGATCGTGATCGTGGGCGCGGGGCTCATCGGCGCCGAGGTGGCCTCCGCCGCCGCGTCGCTGGGCGGCAACGTGACTCTCATCGACCCGATCGACCTCCCCCTCGGCCCCGCGATGGGCGAGCACCTCGCGCGCAGACTGCACGCGATGCACGCAGAGCACGGCGTCCGCACGGTCACCGGCCTGCCGGCGGCGATCGAGGACGGGACGCACGACGCCGCCCCGCACCTCGTGCGGCTCGCCGATGGCCGCTCCGTTCCCGCCGACATCGTCGTGGCCGGCATCGGGATCACCCCGGACACCGACGTCGCCGAGGCCGCAGGCCTCGACGTGGACGACGGGATCCTCGTCGGCTCCGACGGCTCCACATCCCGCCCGGCGATCTTCGCCGCCGGCGACGCGACCCGCACGCGGCGACCGGACGACGTCGTGCGCGGGGGCGCAGCGCGGCGAGCAAAGCACTGGGAAGCCGCCGTGCGTTCGGGCCAGGCCGCGGCGGCGGGCCTGCTCGGCCAGGCGCCGGCGGAGTTCGGAGCGCCGTGGTTCTGGTCGGACCGCTACGGCGTGCACGCTGAGGCGGTCGGCACGATGGATGCACGTCAGGAGCCGGGCGCGCGCGTCGTCCTCCGCACGGAGGACGGGACGGTCACGGGGGTCCCTGCAGCAGCCTTCCTCCTCGCCGAGGACGGTCGCCTGCTCGGGTGCGCGGCCGTTGACCAGCCGCTCGTCGTCCGGGCCGCGCGCCGCATCATCGACCGGGGGATCATCCCGGACCCCGAGCGCCTCGCCGACCCGACGGTCGATCCGCGGAAGCTCGCGCGCTGA
- a CDS encoding non-heme iron oxygenase ferredoxin subunit, translating to MSEGIVVGSTGEIEEGTAKVVEPEESGFAEAIAVFHAETGCFFALNDTCTHEEASLAEGWIEGEEVECPLHSSSFSLRTGKVTCLPATVDARTHRVEVRDGQIVLYPGADADPEACAQ from the coding sequence ATGAGCGAAGGAATCGTGGTCGGCAGCACAGGCGAGATCGAGGAGGGCACCGCGAAGGTCGTCGAACCGGAGGAGTCTGGCTTCGCCGAGGCCATCGCCGTCTTCCACGCCGAGACGGGCTGCTTCTTCGCGCTCAACGACACGTGCACGCACGAGGAAGCATCGCTCGCCGAGGGCTGGATCGAGGGCGAGGAGGTCGAGTGCCCTCTGCACTCCTCGAGCTTCAGCCTCCGCACCGGCAAGGTCACGTGCCTGCCGGCCACCGTGGATGCTCGTACCCACCGGGTCGAGGTCCGCGACGGCCAGATCGTCCTGTACCCGGGCGCGGACGCCGACCCGGAGGCCTGCGCGCAGTGA
- a CDS encoding ABC transporter ATP-binding protein, giving the protein MFQLVGVSKTYRQSRGEVHALDGVDLTIPTGQLVAIQGPTGGGKSTLLQMLGALDRPTSGTVTLAGHEISKLRDRELADIRAHEVGFVFQSFNLIPTLTAQDNVEMGLAPLGLPAQERAERATQSLASVGLGDRASHRPGELSGGQQQRVAIARALAKRPKVLLADEPTGNLDEGTRDEIMDLFETLWRQGLTIVLVTHDSSVARRAQRRLRIAGGKLAESK; this is encoded by the coding sequence ATGTTCCAGCTCGTGGGCGTCAGCAAGACGTACCGCCAGTCCCGGGGCGAAGTCCACGCGCTCGACGGCGTTGATCTCACCATCCCGACCGGGCAGCTTGTGGCCATCCAGGGTCCCACGGGCGGCGGGAAGTCCACTCTCCTCCAGATGCTCGGGGCCCTCGACCGCCCGACGTCCGGCACCGTGACGCTCGCCGGGCACGAGATCTCGAAGCTGCGGGACCGCGAACTGGCGGACATCCGCGCGCACGAGGTGGGCTTCGTATTCCAGTCGTTCAACCTCATCCCCACGCTCACGGCTCAGGACAACGTGGAGATGGGCCTCGCGCCGCTGGGCCTCCCGGCACAGGAGCGCGCCGAGCGGGCCACCCAGTCGCTCGCGTCGGTCGGGCTCGGCGACCGCGCGTCGCACCGTCCCGGAGAGCTCTCCGGCGGCCAGCAGCAGCGCGTCGCGATTGCCCGGGCCCTCGCGAAGAGGCCCAAGGTGCTGCTCGCCGACGAGCCCACGGGCAACCTCGACGAAGGCACGCGGGACGAGATCATGGACCTCTTCGAGACGCTCTGGCGTCAGGGCCTCACGATTGTCCTCGTGACCCATGACTCCTCGGTGGCCCGCCGCGCCCAGCGACGCCTGCGCATCGCGGGCGGCAAGCTCGCCGAGAGCAAGTAG
- a CDS encoding ABC transporter permease, producing MFARYLRRELSGRRKQTAIIAIALALAIALVIVVNALSAGVRDAQKAALATVYGVGTDITVTKAPAAPTAGAQPGQRFDVNGQSGTGSSTSVSQSRLISGRGASTFAGTSADTVKATTGVQSASAALSLMNITLNGQLTQTGTGSGSAPTAAPTAPAPSGEGQTATGQGQRGPGGSFGVNSFSVLGIDGSASTVGPLASASVSQGRALGTQDVGQHNAVVDSSYATTASLTLGGTVNVGGTDFTIVGIVSATGSESETAANVYVPLDVAQTLSSQAGAVSSVYVKASSSDQLAAVKAALQKALPDETVNTQDDLAANVSGSLANASSLVSGLGLWLSVAVLVAAFLLAALLTLSGVSRRTREFGTLKAIGWRNSAIVRQVAGESLVQSGIGAVGGIAVGLIAVVLLNIFAPTLSASAGVGRGFGGQGGAGQAAGQAARQAAGQAAQSGGPGQGPGGFGGASAAQVVLGAPITPAIVLIAVGIAIAGGVIAGIVGGWRAARLQPAEALRSVA from the coding sequence ATGTTTGCTCGGTACCTGCGGCGAGAGCTGTCAGGGCGGCGGAAGCAGACCGCCATCATCGCCATTGCCCTGGCTCTGGCCATCGCCCTCGTCATCGTCGTCAATGCCCTGTCCGCCGGGGTGCGGGACGCGCAGAAGGCGGCGCTCGCCACCGTGTACGGCGTCGGCACCGACATCACGGTGACCAAGGCGCCCGCGGCGCCGACGGCCGGCGCGCAGCCGGGCCAGCGGTTCGACGTCAACGGCCAGTCGGGCACCGGCTCCTCGACCTCCGTGAGCCAGTCCAGGCTCATCTCGGGCCGTGGCGCGTCGACCTTCGCAGGGACGTCGGCCGATACGGTCAAGGCGACCACGGGAGTCCAGTCGGCCTCGGCGGCGCTGTCCCTCATGAACATCACGCTCAACGGGCAGCTGACCCAGACCGGCACCGGTTCGGGCAGCGCGCCGACCGCCGCCCCCACCGCCCCGGCCCCATCCGGCGAGGGCCAGACGGCAACCGGGCAGGGCCAGCGCGGCCCCGGCGGCTCCTTCGGCGTCAACTCGTTCAGCGTCCTGGGCATCGACGGCAGCGCCTCCACCGTCGGCCCCCTCGCGTCGGCCTCCGTGTCACAGGGCCGTGCTCTCGGCACGCAGGACGTCGGCCAGCACAACGCCGTCGTGGATTCCTCCTACGCGACGACGGCGAGCCTCACGCTCGGCGGGACCGTGAACGTGGGCGGCACGGACTTCACGATCGTGGGGATCGTCTCCGCGACAGGGTCCGAGTCCGAGACGGCGGCGAACGTCTACGTCCCGCTCGACGTCGCGCAGACCCTCTCGTCACAGGCCGGGGCCGTGAGCTCCGTCTACGTCAAGGCGTCCTCATCGGATCAGCTCGCCGCGGTCAAGGCCGCGCTCCAGAAGGCCCTCCCGGACGAGACCGTCAACACGCAGGATGACCTCGCCGCCAACGTCTCGGGCTCGCTCGCGAACGCGTCGAGCCTCGTCTCGGGCCTGGGCCTGTGGCTTTCGGTCGCGGTCCTCGTCGCGGCCTTCCTCCTCGCGGCGCTCCTGACGCTCTCCGGGGTGTCGCGGCGCACGCGGGAGTTCGGCACGCTCAAGGCCATCGGCTGGCGCAACTCGGCCATCGTGCGGCAGGTCGCCGGCGAGTCGCTCGTGCAGTCGGGCATCGGCGCCGTGGGTGGGATCGCCGTCGGGCTCATCGCAGTAGTGCTGCTGAACATCTTCGCCCCGACCCTCAGCGCCTCCGCCGGCGTGGGCCGCGGCTTCGGCGGCCAAGGCGGTGCGGGACAGGCGGCCGGCCAGGCGGCGCGGCAGGCAGCGGGCCAGGCTGCGCAGTCCGGCGGGCCGGGACAGGGGCCAGGCGGCTTCGGCGGCGCGAGCGCCGCCCAGGTGGTGCTCGGCGCTCCGATCACGCCCGCGATCGTGCTCATCGCCGTGGGCATCGCCATCGCCGGCGGGGTCATCGCCGGAATTGTCGGCGGGTGGCGGGCCGCGCGGCTCCAGCCGGCCGAGGCGCTGCGGAGCGTGGCGTAA
- a CDS encoding LacI family DNA-binding transcriptional regulator, with translation MTLTTTGGKTTLAAIARLTGVSAPTVSKVVNGREDVAPQTRAKVLAALEDAGYQSPGQRRTAAGPSVVEVAFDSVNSNYSLTVLNGILDYAAEAGVEVMLSATQHAPAGGHDLSRRAQRMVDEGRAGLIVVTSAFAEAQLMAFRRRQIPVVVIDPLNPPPGDVVSVGATNWAGGRAAAEHLLDLGHRRIAYLGGPKSAECNQARLHGYMSALMSRGIGFGPELVIHGNFRAEYGVEGLSALLTMPEPPTAIFAGNDAIAVGVLREARRRGIRVPEDLSLVGFDGTTLAEDSVPALTSVAQPLHDMGRAALRTVLRQARGEQLDSHRVELATQLVIRESTAPPAR, from the coding sequence ATGACCCTCACCACGACCGGCGGGAAGACCACTCTGGCCGCCATCGCGCGCCTCACCGGCGTCTCCGCGCCCACCGTGTCGAAGGTGGTCAACGGGCGCGAGGACGTCGCGCCCCAGACGCGGGCCAAGGTGCTGGCCGCGCTCGAGGACGCGGGCTACCAGTCCCCCGGCCAGCGCCGCACAGCGGCCGGCCCCTCCGTCGTCGAGGTCGCGTTTGACTCGGTCAACTCGAACTACTCTCTGACCGTGCTCAACGGCATCCTCGACTACGCGGCCGAGGCCGGCGTCGAGGTCATGCTCAGCGCGACCCAGCATGCCCCGGCCGGGGGGCACGATCTGTCCCGGAGGGCGCAGCGCATGGTCGACGAGGGGCGTGCGGGGCTGATCGTCGTGACCTCGGCCTTCGCCGAGGCGCAGCTCATGGCGTTCCGGCGGCGCCAGATCCCCGTCGTCGTGATCGACCCGCTCAACCCGCCGCCCGGGGACGTCGTGAGCGTCGGGGCAACCAACTGGGCGGGCGGCCGGGCCGCGGCCGAGCACCTCCTGGACCTCGGCCACCGGCGCATCGCCTACCTCGGCGGACCGAAGTCCGCCGAGTGCAACCAGGCGCGTCTCCATGGCTACATGTCCGCCCTCATGTCGCGCGGTATCGGGTTTGGGCCGGAGCTCGTGATCCACGGGAACTTCCGCGCGGAGTACGGCGTCGAGGGCCTCTCGGCGCTCCTGACGATGCCCGAGCCGCCCACAGCGATCTTCGCGGGCAACGACGCGATCGCCGTCGGCGTGCTGAGGGAAGCCAGACGGCGAGGGATCCGGGTGCCGGAGGACCTGAGCCTCGTCGGATTCGACGGCACAACGCTCGCCGAAGACTCCGTTCCCGCCCTGACCTCCGTGGCACAGCCCCTGCACGACATGGGCAGGGCCGCGCTCCGGACCGTCCTGCGGCAGGCGCGCGGCGAGCAGCTCGACTCGCACCGCGTTGAGCTAGCGACCCAGCTCGTGATCCGCGAGTCAACGGCGCCCCCCGCTCGCTGA
- a CDS encoding extracellular solute-binding protein translates to MNIRKLRTAATAVAAGALALTLAACGSAGPGGAAVSADSATMWGLTGGNQPVLQKSVDAWNSAHAGESIKLDFFANDAYKTKVRTAVGAGQGPTFIYGWGGGVLKSYVDAGQVEDLTSFLSQNPDVKDRYLPSVLQNGQVNGKQYAIPNNNAQPVVLYFNKDLFAKIGAQPPTTWDELMALVPKFKAAGIAPFALGGQSKWPDLMWLEYLVDRIGGPQAFADIAANKPSAWSNPAVAEALTKIQQLVDAGGFVNGFSSIAADSNADQALLYTGKAAMILQGGWIYQGMKTNAADAIKGGKIGWTTFPAVAGGKGDPAGIVGNPSNFWSVSSKGTEAQKKAALDYVKSGMFTDADTQTLIDSGAVPVVKGIEGKLAASPDKDFLTFVYGMVKNAPSFTLSWDQALSPAQGDAMLANLDQIFLKKITPEQFVSTMNATIGK, encoded by the coding sequence ATGAACATTCGGAAACTGCGCACGGCCGCCACCGCGGTCGCCGCCGGAGCACTTGCCCTCACTCTTGCCGCGTGCGGCTCGGCGGGACCGGGGGGAGCGGCGGTCAGCGCCGACTCGGCGACCATGTGGGGCCTGACCGGAGGCAACCAGCCGGTGCTCCAGAAGTCGGTCGACGCGTGGAACTCGGCCCACGCGGGCGAGTCCATCAAGCTCGACTTCTTCGCGAACGACGCCTATAAGACCAAGGTCCGCACTGCCGTCGGCGCTGGCCAGGGGCCCACGTTCATCTACGGCTGGGGCGGCGGCGTGCTCAAGTCGTACGTCGACGCCGGCCAGGTCGAGGACCTCACGTCCTTCCTCTCCCAGAACCCGGACGTCAAGGACCGCTACCTGCCCTCTGTGCTCCAGAACGGCCAGGTCAACGGGAAGCAGTACGCGATCCCGAACAACAACGCCCAGCCCGTGGTCCTCTACTTCAACAAGGACCTCTTCGCGAAGATCGGGGCGCAGCCGCCCACCACGTGGGATGAGCTCATGGCGCTCGTGCCCAAGTTCAAGGCCGCCGGCATCGCCCCCTTCGCGCTCGGCGGGCAGTCGAAGTGGCCAGACCTCATGTGGCTCGAGTACCTCGTGGATCGCATCGGCGGCCCCCAGGCGTTCGCGGACATCGCGGCGAACAAGCCCAGCGCGTGGTCCAACCCCGCCGTGGCCGAGGCCCTGACGAAGATTCAGCAGCTCGTCGACGCGGGCGGATTCGTCAACGGCTTCTCATCCATCGCCGCGGACAGCAACGCGGACCAGGCGCTCCTCTACACGGGCAAGGCCGCCATGATCCTGCAGGGCGGCTGGATCTACCAGGGCATGAAGACGAACGCGGCCGACGCCATCAAGGGCGGCAAGATCGGCTGGACGACCTTCCCGGCCGTTGCCGGCGGCAAGGGCGATCCGGCGGGCATCGTGGGCAACCCCTCCAACTTCTGGTCGGTCTCCTCGAAGGGCACCGAGGCACAGAAGAAGGCCGCGCTCGACTACGTCAAGAGCGGCATGTTCACCGACGCCGACACTCAGACCCTCATCGACTCGGGCGCTGTGCCCGTGGTCAAGGGCATTGAGGGCAAACTGGCGGCGTCCCCGGACAAGGACTTCCTGACGTTCGTGTACGGCATGGTCAAGAACGCCCCGAGCTTCACCCTCTCGTGGGACCAGGCCCTCAGCCCGGCCCAGGGCGACGCGATGCTCGCCAACCTCGACCAGATCTTCCTCAAGAAGATCACT